From Rutidosis leptorrhynchoides isolate AG116_Rl617_1_P2 chromosome 3, CSIRO_AGI_Rlap_v1, whole genome shotgun sequence, a single genomic window includes:
- the LOC139896937 gene encoding protein decapping 5-like, translating into MATEASSSSAGADTYIGSLISLTSKSEIRYEGILYNINTNESSIGLRNVRSFGSEGRKKDGPQIMPSDKVYEYILFRGSDIKDLQVKTSPPAPPVQHTQPINSDPAIIQSHHPRPPPTSSSMPSAATGNSLPNPQLGHPGTTFQSGMPLYQPNGTIGSWAPPPPHPNVNNNGLAMPPMYWSGFYAPPNGLPQLHQQPFFRPTPGLSMPPSMPYPNFSSPLPIGSPNPPVSTSPDKSVNLTTSTTSLLGSTLPSSLPPVPSLIYNNTDPSLMQTKVPNSVGPTAPIIGSLSSVSSPTTDVNDTSPSISNKTSTPLLVTPGQLLQSSVVSSESSQPVHKDVELGPAPTPGPTPAPAPTSSTESSAPVLVPGEAKPPILPLPTQSRNAPKTNGSPNQNNQSYRGRERGRGYGGSRPVMKFTEEFDFTAMNEKFNKDEVWGTLGKNNNANDEDELDDENNAAIPKVDVKPVYSKGDFFDTLSCNSTDNRSNNGRTRFSEQMKLDSETFGEFSRYRGGRGGRGPNRGGRFRGGGYQGRGYGYVSRGRGGRNSTRDY; encoded by the exons ATGGCGACCGAAGCTTCTTCATCCTCCGCTGGTGCCGATACATACATCGGTAGCTTAATTAGTTTAACTTCTAAAAGCGAGATTCGTTATGAAGGCATCTTATACAATATCAATACTAACGAATCCTCAATTGGTTTGCGTAACG TAAGATCGTTTGGAAGTGAAGGGCGAAAAAAAGATGGTCCACAAATCATGCCTAGTGATAAGGTTTATGAATACATTTTATTTCGTGGGAGCGATATCAAG GATCTTCAGGTGAAAACATCCCCGCCCGCCCCTCCTGTTCAGCATACGCAACCTATAAATTCCGATCCTGCCATTATACAG TCTCACCATCCTCGGCCACCTCCAACATCTTCAAGCATGCCGTCTGCAGCCACCGGTAACTCTCTGCCAAATCCCCAATTGGGACACCCCGGCACTACATTCCAAAGCGGAATGCCTTTATATCAACCCAATGGAACCATAGGCTCGTGGGCCCCACCGCCACCTCATCCTAATGTCAACAATAACGGTCTTGCAATGCCACCAATGTATTGGTCAGGGTTCTACGCCCCACCAAACGGGCTTCCTCAGTTACACCAACAGCCATTTTTTCGACCCACACCCGGGCTCTCAATGCCCCCTTCCATGCCTTACCCTAATTTCAGTTCGCCCCTACCAATTGGTTCACCCAACCCGCCCGTTTCAACTTCACCTGATAAATCAGTTAACTTAACCACATCTACAACATCTTTACTGGGGTCCACTCTACCTTCCAGTCTTCCTCCCGTACCatctttaatatataataatactgaCCCTTCGCTTATGCAAACTAAGGTTCCTAACTCTGTGGGTCCCACCGCACCAATAATTGGTAGCTTATCATCGGTGTCTTCTCCAACTACTGATGTTAATGACACCTCACCTTCCATATCTAACAAAACCAGCACACCATTGCTAGTAACCCCAGGACAGCTGTTGCAGtcttcagttgtttcatctgagtCCTCTCAACCTGTTCATAAGGATGTGGAACTGGGCCCCGCACCAACACCGGGCCCCACCCCTGCCCCCGCCCCTACATCATCAACAGAATCCTCTGCACCAGTTTTGGTTCCTGGAGAAGCTAAGCCTCCAATACTGCCATTACCGACTCAGTCTCGGAATGCTCCAAAG ACAAATGGATCTCCTAACCAGAATAACCAGAGTTACAGAGGGCGTGAAAGAGGCAGAGGATATGGG GGATCACGACCAGTGATGAAATTCACGGAAGAATTCGATTTTACTGCAATGAATGAGAAATTCAACAAGGATGAAGTGTGGGGTACCCTAGGCAAAAACAACAATGCTAATGATGAAGATGAACTAGATGATGAAAACAATGCTGCTATTCCAAAAGTTGATGTTAAG CCCGTTTATAGCAAGGGTGATTTTTTTGATACATTATCGTGCAACTCAACTGACAATCGATCAAATAACGGGAGGACAAGGTTTTCTGAGCAAATGAAACTAGATTCAGAG ACATTTGGAGAATTTTCTAGGTATCGAGGAGGAAGGGGTGGCCGTGGGCCCAACCGTGGAGGTCGTTTTCGAGGGGGTGGCTATCAAGGAAGGGGATACGGCTATGTCAGTAGGGGTCGTGGTGGAAGAAACTCAACCCGTGATTATTAA